ACTGACGGATTTCCTGGTCGACAAGCTTATCCTCGCTCGTATAGATGCCAGCTCCTATCCAGTACGTGTCATCAACCGGACGCACGTAACTGATCTTGTATCTCACGGTGAAATTTTCTGCCGGGTCCGGGTACTGGTACAGAAGATACCCGCCACTGTTCTTTGCAAGCTGGATCTCGGTCCGGGTATAATACCTGCCCGAGGAGTCTTTGATATCATAGAAACTGGTGCCAGCGAGCTGAGGCTGGTAGGGCAATGCGAGTGCGGTACCGGAATAATCAAGGGCATAGATGTAGAGGTCCCCATTGGTAAATGGACCGGAGGTGTTCCTGAACGCTGCAAGGGCAGCATCCTTTCCCTGCTGCCGGGCATACGTTGCAGCAGAATCCACAAAGTCCTTGATCTCCTGCGTGGTTGAGGGAGTTCCGGGCGATGATGCAAGGGATGGGTCGACAGGGCCGTAATAGACGCCGGAGCCAAGCCACCAGGTGTCATCCACTTTTGCCACGTACCCGAGTTTCTTCTCGATTGCATTGTTGTGCACCGGGTTGATGTAATAGAACCAGAGATACCCTGACCCGTCATTCACGGCATCGATAAATCTCTGGGCATAGAAGTTGCCTAACGCATCTCGTTCATACAGCCGGTTCACGCCAATCTTTTCCGGGCTGAACGGGTGGGCTAGGGTAGTGCTGTTGAAATCA
The sequence above is drawn from the Methanomicrobiales archaeon HGW-Methanomicrobiales-1 genome and encodes:
- a CDS encoding histidine kinase; translation: MKPGFLLISLPVVLALLLIAAGCTQPSSPAMPATPATAGAINGTTNETLVAFVNEAVAFARTHGKEAALAEFSSPNGTFVRGELYIYAYDFNSTTLAHPFSPEKIGVNRLYERDALGNFYAQRFIDAVNDGSGYLWFYYINPVHNNAIEKKLGYVAKVDDTWWLGSGVYYGPVDPSLASSPGTPSTTQEIKDFVDSAATYARQQGKDAALAAFRNTSGPFTNGDLYIYALDYSGTALALPYQPQLAGTSFYDIKDSSGRYYTRTEIQLAKNSGGYLLYQYPDPAENFTVRYKISYVRPVDDTYWIGAGIYTSEDKLVDQEIRQFVAGAKSYANTYGKERALAEFNNLNGSFIKNGLYIFAYDYNGTTLAWPYRPGLLGVNRFNETDVMGTYHIQAMLNSARSGNGIVEYYSVNPSTNTTQLKISYVTDVDGTWLLGAGLYLEPGPVNLRK